The Bombus pyrosoma isolate SC7728 linkage group LG3, ASM1482585v1, whole genome shotgun sequence genome has a segment encoding these proteins:
- the LOC122565689 gene encoding meiosis-specific nuclear structural protein 1-like, which produces MEKGSKKEETQQDTTKVRDYIAKLRRSSRNRESYDEIAELEAELRRAYITKELQAQILERETERYIENVRKQQAAELMRLEQQAVLEDDLRQRSESLEKSEDYRKELTIQMKRKEEEKSLMMEEARHEREVLIEMDRIREQHEELKTLERKNQLAETLRRERLIFQEIRQIREEEERVAEAEKLYKDDKYLKEIDERVKRVRNLYEEQLRRRERTMSKIANILINAETRKKERDILIDELIAEDVKYESLLKEEVENIQRKRMREELAANLKEQIVFTEQCKLRFVEQDRMFAEEIMRKIIEDEKTSRLTAAARRRMQLQYREDLARLIETRRKIREEEIFNTQETVKEEKRREEANLERIKEDRKRLLEKHASNVGDFINKSALSEEEQKIIEQFT; this is translated from the coding sequence ATGGAGAAGGGgtcaaagaaagaagagacgCAACAAGATACGACGAAAGTAAGAGATTATATCGCGAAGCTACGACGAAGTAGTCGCAATCGAGAATCGTATGACGAGATCGCAGAACTCGAAGCTGAGCTGCGAAGGGCGTACATTACGAAGGAGCTGCAAGCGCAAATCCTAGAAAGGGAGACCGAGCGTTACATCGAGAATGTACGGAAACAACAAGCCGCAGAACTGATGCGATTGGAACAGCAGGCGGTCCTCGAGGATGATCTTCGCCAAAGATCCGAGAGCCTCGAGAAGTCGGAAGATTACAGGAAAGAACTGACTATTCAGATGAaacggaaagaagaagagaagagttTGATGATGGAGGAAGCTCGCCACGAGAGAGAAGTCTTAATAGAAATGGATAGAATAAGAGAACAGCATGAAGAACTTAAAACGCTTGAGAGAAAAAACCAACTGGCTGAGACCTTAAGGCgagaacgtttaatttttcaggaaattaGGCAGATTCGTGAGGAAGAGGAGAGGGTAGCTGAGGCGGAGAAACTTTACAAGGacgacaaatatttaaaggaaatCGATGAAAGAGTTAAAAGAGTGAGAAACCTTTACGAAGAACAATTAAGAAGAAGGGAACGAACAATGAGTAAGATTGCCAACATACTGATAAATGCAGAAActagaaaaaaagagagagatatTCTGATAGACGAATTGATAGCTGAGGATGTAAAGTATGAGTCGTTGCTGAAAGAGGAAgtggaaaatattcaaaggaaGAGGATGAGAGAGGAATTGGCGGCTAATTTGAAAGAACAAATTGTTTTCACAGAACAGTGTAAGTTACGATTTGTTGAGCAAGATAGAATGTTCGCAGAAGAAATTATGCGAAAAATTATAGAGGATGAGAAAACTTCCAGACTGACTGCTGCGGCTAGACGTAGAATGCAGCTACAGTATCGAGAGGATTTGGCTCGATTGATCGAAACCCGACGTAAGATTCGAGAAGAAGAGATTTTCAATACTCAGGAAActgttaaagaagaaaagaggcgAGAAGAAGCTAATCTAGAACGTATTAAAGAGGATAGAAAACGATTGCTGGAAAAGCACGCGTCGAATGTTGGTgactttattaataaaagcGCTCTTTCTGAAGAGGAGCAAAAGATTATCGAACAATTCACATAA